In the Sediminibacter sp. Hel_I_10 genome, one interval contains:
- a CDS encoding DUF3347 domain-containing protein, with amino-acid sequence MSKLKSTLGIVAIAFITLTVMSCKDNNKEQNSTDGDHSEMNHDNSDGHHDGEKKEMAMNGDSNAQAVLNDYFNLKNALVGDDNGKAKELGATLATSLRNFDAAQYTDTQQSELKDIVEDAVEHAEHISESDIAHQREHFKVLSKDVIDMVAITGAEMKLYEQFCPMYDGGTAWLSTKEEVRNPYYGSQMLKCGKVQREIN; translated from the coding sequence ATGAGCAAATTAAAATCAACATTAGGTATAGTTGCGATAGCATTTATAACCTTAACAGTAATGTCTTGTAAAGACAACAACAAAGAACAAAATAGCACTGATGGAGACCATTCAGAAATGAACCACGATAACAGTGATGGTCATCACGATGGCGAAAAGAAGGAAATGGCAATGAACGGAGATAGTAATGCACAAGCGGTATTAAATGATTATTTCAACTTAAAGAATGCCTTGGTGGGAGATGATAATGGCAAAGCCAAAGAACTTGGGGCAACCCTCGCAACATCCTTAAGAAATTTTGACGCCGCACAATATACCGATACCCAGCAATCGGAATTAAAGGATATTGTTGAGGATGCAGTTGAACACGCAGAACACATTTCAGAAAGTGATATAGCACACCAGCGCGAACATTTTAAAGTTTTAAGTAAAGATGTTATAGATATGGTTGCTATAACAGGAGCAGAGATGAAGCTTTACGAGCAGTTTTGCCCTATGTATGATGGCGGTACAGCTTGGCTAAGTACTAAAGAGGAAGTGCGCAATCCATACTATGGTAGTCAAATGTTAAAATGCGGCAAAGTACAACGTGAAATTAACTAA
- a CDS encoding efflux RND transporter permease subunit, translating into MLNKSIKFLIENKLVAVLMLTLFIGWGVVNAPFGWDTGFLPSNPVAVDAIPDIGENQQIVFTKWQGRSPQDIEDQITYPLTTSLLGIPGVKTIRSSSMFGFSSIYIIFEEDIEFYWSRSRILEKLNSLPANLLPDGVNPSLGPDATGLGQIYWYTLEGRDEKGNVTGGWDLQELRSIQDYYVKYGLSSASGVSEVASIGGYVQEYQVDVDPEKMRQYSISLSDVVKAVKESNQDIGAQTLEINQAEYLVRGLGYVKSVADIENAVVTSENFTSIRIKDIAKVNLGPQTRRGILDKEGAEVVGGVVVARYGANPMEVINNVKDQIAELSTGLPSKVLADGRTSQVTIVPFYDRTELIQETLHTLNEALTLEILITILVIIVMVFNLRASILISGLLPVAVLMVFIAMKLFNVDANIVALSGIAIAIGTMVDVGVILAENMIRHLEDEKLRFKESGIEYTTNEIVYNATAEVSGAILTAVLTTIISFIPVFTLIGAEGKLFRPLAFTKTMALSAALVIALFLIPPFAAFLFRKTNIRERSKYILNGLLIILGITAIVYGYWLGLILIAYGVVALLSVRDIITTKRANLFHIIISCIAIVFLLAEYWRPLGFDRSILMNLIFVAIICFGLLGVFSIFQRYYDNILRWALQNRLLFLIIPTTVFILGVVIMRNTGKEFMPSLNEGSFLLMPTSLPHSGVEENKRVLQQLDMAVATIPEIETVVGKSGRTESALDPAPLSMYENMIQYKSEYMRNESGERQRYKMNDDGLFVLKNEKFIINPNNEISDDANYEASQLKTNATNEDLIPDDDGEYYRNWRPEIVSPDDIWNEIVKVTKFPGVTSAPKLQPIETRLVMLQTGMRAPMGIKVKGPDLKTIEAFGLQLEGLLKQAEGVKEQAVFADRIVGKPYLLIDIKREQLARYGISIMDVQEVLQVAVGGMPLTQTVEGRERYGVRVRYPRELRGNPEDLKKIYVPVEKGSPVPLGELVDIRYEQGPQVIKSEDTFLVGYVLFDKLDGFAEVDVVENAQALFKKKIEAGELIVPKGISYKFTGTYENQLRAEKTLSVVVPLALVIIFLILYFQFKSVSTSLMVFSGITIAFAGGFIMIWLYGQDWFFNFNLFGENMRDLFNMKTINLSVAVWVGFIALFGIATDDGVVMATYLTQSFDRENPTDKKGIRQATLEAAGKRIRPCLMTTVTTILALLPILTSTGKGSDIMIPMAIPIFGGMIIDITSYFLLPVLFSWKKEYQLKRATK; encoded by the coding sequence ATGCTGAATAAAAGCATCAAATTTCTAATAGAGAATAAACTCGTCGCAGTTTTAATGCTCACCCTATTTATAGGTTGGGGCGTTGTAAACGCACCTTTTGGTTGGGACACCGGCTTTTTACCATCTAATCCTGTTGCTGTAGATGCTATTCCAGATATTGGGGAAAATCAACAAATTGTTTTTACCAAGTGGCAAGGTCGCTCACCACAAGATATTGAAGACCAAATTACCTATCCACTTACTACTTCGCTTCTGGGTATTCCTGGTGTAAAGACCATTCGTAGTTCCTCTATGTTTGGGTTTTCCAGTATCTATATCATCTTTGAAGAAGATATTGAATTCTATTGGTCACGTAGTCGGATTTTAGAGAAACTAAATTCACTGCCAGCCAACCTATTACCAGATGGCGTAAATCCATCTTTAGGACCCGATGCCACAGGTTTAGGTCAAATATATTGGTACACGTTAGAAGGGCGTGATGAAAAAGGAAATGTAACTGGAGGCTGGGATTTGCAGGAGCTGCGTAGTATTCAAGATTACTATGTAAAATACGGATTGTCCTCGGCAAGTGGTGTTTCAGAAGTTGCCTCTATTGGCGGTTATGTTCAGGAATACCAAGTTGATGTTGACCCTGAAAAAATGCGCCAATACAGTATTAGTTTAAGCGATGTTGTAAAAGCAGTAAAGGAAAGCAACCAAGATATTGGCGCGCAGACACTGGAAATAAATCAAGCAGAATATTTAGTTCGTGGTTTGGGTTATGTAAAATCTGTGGCTGATATTGAAAATGCAGTAGTTACTTCAGAAAATTTTACTTCTATACGAATCAAGGATATCGCAAAAGTAAATTTAGGACCACAGACCAGACGCGGTATTCTGGATAAGGAAGGTGCCGAAGTTGTGGGTGGTGTCGTTGTGGCTCGTTACGGTGCAAACCCAATGGAAGTCATTAATAACGTCAAAGATCAAATAGCTGAACTTTCAACAGGACTACCAAGCAAAGTTTTAGCTGACGGTCGCACTTCACAGGTAACTATTGTCCCATTTTATGACCGAACAGAACTCATTCAAGAAACACTTCATACGCTTAATGAAGCTCTTACACTTGAAATCTTAATTACCATTTTGGTCATCATCGTGATGGTGTTCAACCTGCGCGCATCTATTCTTATTTCAGGATTATTACCTGTTGCCGTATTAATGGTATTTATTGCGATGAAACTATTCAATGTAGATGCAAATATTGTTGCCTTATCAGGTATTGCTATAGCCATTGGTACAATGGTGGATGTAGGCGTCATACTTGCCGAAAATATGATTCGGCATTTGGAAGATGAAAAATTACGCTTTAAAGAAAGTGGAATAGAATACACAACAAATGAAATTGTCTATAATGCTACTGCTGAGGTTTCAGGAGCTATTTTAACAGCTGTACTCACAACTATTATAAGCTTCATACCAGTATTTACATTGATAGGTGCTGAAGGCAAACTATTTAGACCACTGGCATTTACTAAAACAATGGCACTTTCTGCGGCCTTGGTTATTGCTCTTTTCTTGATACCACCATTTGCCGCATTCTTGTTTAGGAAAACGAATATTAGAGAACGTTCTAAATATATTCTCAACGGTTTGCTTATTATTCTTGGCATCACTGCCATTGTTTACGGCTATTGGTTAGGGCTTATCTTAATAGCTTATGGCGTTGTTGCGCTCTTGAGCGTAAGAGATATTATAACAACTAAAAGAGCTAATTTATTTCACATAATTATTTCCTGCATTGCTATTGTGTTCTTGCTTGCTGAATATTGGCGACCGCTCGGTTTTGATCGGAGCATCTTAATGAACTTGATTTTTGTAGCGATTATCTGTTTTGGGTTACTGGGTGTGTTTTCAATTTTCCAAAGGTATTATGACAATATATTACGCTGGGCACTTCAAAACCGACTACTGTTTTTAATCATTCCAACAACGGTGTTTATTTTAGGAGTGGTTATAATGCGAAATACTGGTAAAGAATTTATGCCATCGCTCAACGAAGGTTCATTTCTTTTAATGCCTACTTCTTTACCACATTCTGGTGTAGAAGAAAATAAGCGTGTACTGCAACAACTCGATATGGCGGTTGCCACGATTCCAGAAATAGAAACAGTAGTAGGAAAATCAGGTCGAACAGAATCCGCGCTCGACCCTGCACCACTATCGATGTATGAAAATATGATTCAGTATAAATCTGAATATATGCGGAATGAATCTGGAGAGCGCCAACGTTATAAAATGAATGATGACGGATTGTTTGTATTGAAAAATGAAAAATTCATCATCAACCCAAATAACGAAATCAGTGACGATGCAAACTACGAAGCATCTCAGCTTAAAACAAACGCAACTAATGAAGATTTAATTCCAGATGATGATGGGGAATACTACCGTAACTGGAGACCAGAAATAGTCAGTCCTGATGATATTTGGAATGAAATAGTTAAGGTCACTAAATTCCCTGGAGTTACCTCTGCACCGAAACTACAACCTATCGAGACAAGATTGGTAATGCTTCAAACTGGAATGCGAGCACCGATGGGCATCAAAGTGAAAGGGCCTGATTTAAAAACCATTGAAGCTTTTGGTTTGCAATTGGAAGGTCTTTTGAAACAAGCCGAAGGTGTAAAAGAACAAGCTGTTTTTGCAGACCGTATTGTAGGTAAACCCTATTTGTTAATTGATATTAAAAGAGAGCAATTGGCGCGGTACGGAATTTCAATTATGGATGTTCAAGAAGTACTTCAAGTCGCCGTTGGTGGTATGCCACTTACCCAAACAGTAGAAGGTCGCGAGCGTTATGGGGTTCGTGTTCGCTACCCAAGAGAGTTGCGTGGCAACCCAGAAGACCTTAAAAAGATTTATGTACCTGTGGAAAAAGGAAGTCCTGTTCCTTTAGGCGAGTTGGTGGATATTCGCTATGAACAAGGACCGCAAGTAATTAAAAGTGAAGACACCTTCCTTGTGGGGTATGTACTTTTTGATAAGCTAGATGGTTTTGCCGAGGTAGATGTGGTTGAAAATGCGCAGGCTTTGTTTAAAAAGAAAATTGAGGCTGGCGAGTTGATCGTTCCTAAAGGAATCAGTTACAAATTTACAGGTACCTACGAAAATCAATTACGGGCAGAGAAAACACTTTCTGTTGTAGTGCCGCTCGCACTTGTAATCATTTTCTTGATTCTATATTTCCAGTTCAAATCAGTCAGCACATCGCTTATGGTATTTTCAGGAATTACTATAGCCTTTGCTGGTGGTTTCATTATGATTTGGTTATACGGCCAAGATTGGTTCTTCAATTTTAATCTTTTCGGGGAAAATATGCGAGACCTGTTCAATATGAAAACCATTAATTTAAGTGTGGCGGTTTGGGTAGGCTTTATTGCACTTTTCGGCATTGCTACAGATGATGGCGTGGTAATGGCAACCTATCTCACACAGTCCTTCGATAGAGAAAATCCAACGGACAAAAAGGGAATTCGACAGGCAACGCTTGAAGCTGCCGGCAAGAGAATACGCCCTTGTTTAATGACAACGGTAACTACCATTCTGGCACTATTACCCATCCTCACATCCACAGGAAAAGGAAGTGATATAATGATACCTATGGCAATCCCAATTTTTGGTGGAATGATTATCGATATTACCTCTTATTTCTTATTACCAGTGCTATTTAGCTGGAAGAAAGAATATCAATTAAAACGAGCTACAAAATGA
- a CDS encoding potassium channel family protein: MTKVNTIEKSERIGFYKQLFKKVLLTASIVIALSLSYILWVGVDSASQFLPFIIVGLALVKTIFIVRLTFIQLSKIIGESHQLTHVLTLFGVLIILIVLSFSADYHALYTLNPENFKSSTALNGSFSLQFFEFLYFSLITFSSVGFGDIVPLNIAGKLLVMMEVFLSFLVLVFGIANINRIHVNK, translated from the coding sequence ATGACTAAAGTGAACACAATAGAAAAATCTGAAAGAATTGGCTTTTACAAGCAACTGTTTAAAAAGGTATTGCTTACTGCAAGTATAGTGATTGCTCTATCGTTAAGTTATATACTATGGGTAGGTGTAGATTCCGCCAGCCAATTTTTACCCTTTATAATTGTTGGTTTGGCTTTGGTCAAAACCATTTTTATCGTAAGGCTCACTTTTATACAGTTAAGTAAAATAATAGGCGAAAGTCATCAGCTAACCCACGTTCTTACTTTATTTGGGGTATTGATTATTTTGATTGTCCTTTCGTTTTCAGCAGATTATCACGCTTTATATACTTTGAACCCTGAAAATTTTAAATCGAGTACAGCGCTCAATGGCTCATTTTCATTACAGTTTTTTGAGTTTTTATATTTCAGCTTAATTACTTTTTCATCGGTTGGCTTCGGAGATATTGTACCATTGAATATTGCAGGTAAACTATTGGTAATGATGGAAGTTTTCTTGAGCTTTTTGGTATTGGTATTTGGTATTGCAAACATTAATAGAATTCACGTTAACAAATAA
- a CDS encoding heme-binding domain-containing protein — MKIVKIIAIVLLVAFVGIQFIPTTRNQSDTVPSTDFMLVNNVPETIQKKLQVSCYDCHSNNTQYPWYNKIQPVAWFLEDHIKEGKAELNFNEWDSLSSRRKASKLRSIIKQIENGEMPLDSYTLIHSEATFTEAEAEELINFITQLKDSL; from the coding sequence ATGAAAATTGTAAAGATTATAGCAATAGTACTACTGGTAGCGTTCGTGGGAATTCAATTTATTCCGACTACACGCAATCAAAGTGATACTGTACCGTCAACTGATTTTATGCTGGTCAATAATGTACCAGAAACTATTCAAAAAAAGTTACAGGTATCCTGCTATGATTGCCACAGCAATAATACTCAATACCCTTGGTATAATAAGATTCAACCTGTTGCTTGGTTTTTGGAAGACCATATTAAAGAAGGAAAAGCTGAACTTAATTTCAACGAATGGGATTCATTATCCAGCCGAAGAAAAGCAAGTAAGTTAAGGTCTATTATCAAGCAGATTGAAAATGGCGAAATGCCTTTGGATTCTTACACTTTGATACATAGTGAAGCAACATTTACAGAAGCTGAAGCAGAAGAGTTAATCAATTTTATCACACAATTAAAAGATAGTTTATAA
- a CDS encoding nuclear transport factor 2 family protein, which translates to MKVLKIITLVTVLISTVSITNAQNDKDSKDKEDVIAVMKAYKDALQNLTTEGTFELFTEDSKVFESGGVEGSYAHYIEHHLGPELGHFKKFEFSDYEIDAEVDLPYAFTTETYIYTIVLNPDEKGESRTIKKKGVATSILKKMDGKWKIIKTHSSSRNVK; encoded by the coding sequence ATGAAAGTACTTAAAATTATTACACTCGTAACTGTTCTCATTTCAACAGTCAGCATTACCAATGCACAGAATGATAAAGATTCTAAAGATAAAGAAGATGTTATCGCAGTAATGAAAGCTTACAAAGATGCACTACAAAACTTAACGACCGAGGGGACATTTGAACTATTTACAGAAGATTCAAAAGTATTTGAATCTGGTGGTGTAGAAGGCTCGTATGCGCACTATATAGAACACCATTTGGGGCCTGAGTTGGGGCATTTCAAAAAATTTGAATTTTCAGATTATGAAATTGATGCGGAAGTAGATTTGCCTTATGCATTTACTACTGAAACCTACATCTACACTATCGTGCTCAATCCAGATGAAAAAGGCGAAAGTAGAACGATAAAGAAAAAAGGAGTAGCGACGTCTATCTTAAAAAAGATGGATGGTAAATGGAAGATTATTAAAACACATTCTTCGTCAAGAAATGTAAAATAA
- a CDS encoding TolC family protein — MRYIILIGLVFFAFAEVNAQDLASYIQEAEKNNPEIQAFELRYNIAEEKVNEVDWLPNTEIGVGYFISEPETRTGAQRARFSVKQMLPWFGTISARENYASSMAEAQFVEVTIAKRKLALSVSQFYYQLYEIRAKQEVLDENIALLQTYERLALTSVEVGKASAVDVLRLQIRQNELQQEKDVLIQQDKGIQAAINGLLNREYDKDALVVSYLEFPKEDNFYSYEALSVNPELLKYDKLYESVAQSELLNQREALPMIGFGLDYVPVSERPDMNFSDNGKDIVMPMVSITIPIFNNRYKSISKQNELRKQEIQSQKDERLNVLVAELSKAISQRNQSRIKFNTQEKNLKQAEDAEEILIKNYETGTIDFNDVLDIQELQLKFQMGQIETTKLYYVQTALINYLTN, encoded by the coding sequence ATGAGATATATAATTTTAATAGGACTTGTTTTTTTCGCTTTCGCGGAAGTAAATGCACAAGATTTAGCTTCCTATATTCAGGAAGCTGAAAAGAACAATCCTGAAATTCAGGCTTTTGAACTGCGCTATAATATAGCTGAAGAAAAGGTAAATGAAGTTGACTGGTTACCAAATACAGAGATTGGCGTAGGCTACTTTATAAGTGAACCAGAAACCCGAACAGGAGCACAACGTGCACGTTTTTCAGTAAAACAAATGCTGCCGTGGTTTGGAACCATATCAGCAAGGGAAAATTATGCTTCATCAATGGCTGAAGCCCAATTTGTGGAAGTGACCATCGCAAAACGAAAGCTTGCGCTTTCCGTTTCCCAATTCTATTACCAGTTGTATGAAATTAGGGCAAAGCAGGAAGTACTTGATGAAAATATAGCACTCTTGCAGACCTATGAACGACTTGCACTAACTTCCGTAGAAGTTGGAAAAGCATCTGCTGTTGATGTACTGCGATTGCAGATTCGACAAAACGAACTGCAACAAGAGAAAGATGTTTTGATTCAGCAAGACAAGGGTATTCAAGCAGCGATAAACGGTTTGCTAAACAGGGAATATGATAAAGATGCGTTAGTGGTTTCTTATTTGGAATTTCCAAAAGAGGACAATTTTTATAGCTACGAGGCCTTGTCTGTAAACCCAGAATTGCTCAAATATGATAAGCTTTACGAATCAGTCGCTCAATCGGAACTTTTGAATCAACGAGAGGCCTTGCCAATGATAGGTTTTGGATTGGATTATGTGCCTGTATCAGAACGTCCTGATATGAATTTTTCCGATAATGGGAAAGACATCGTGATGCCAATGGTTTCAATTACCATTCCCATTTTTAATAATCGATATAAGTCAATTTCAAAACAAAATGAATTGCGTAAACAGGAAATACAATCCCAAAAAGATGAAAGGTTGAACGTGTTAGTGGCTGAATTATCAAAGGCAATTTCTCAACGCAATCAGTCGCGAATTAAATTCAACACACAAGAGAAAAACCTGAAACAAGCTGAAGATGCGGAAGAAATCCTCATTAAAAATTATGAAACGGGAACTATTGATTTTAATGATGTGCTGGACATTCAGGAATTGCAATTGAAGTTTCAAATGGGACAGATTGAAACAACAAAACTTTATTATGTTCAAACCGCTCTCATAAATTATTTAACGAATTAA
- a CDS encoding DUF3347 domain-containing protein, with the protein MKNLQMSIAAMLLLAVSFTNAQEKEKMNHDHGDMKMDHSKMMNKNSDAKAEAILSDYFNLKDALVADDTKKAAQSGTKLVVSLRAFDMDSYTKEQQKELADIIEDAAEHAEHISESAIDHQREHFKTLSKDITDMVAITGTKSTLYEQFCPMYDKGSAWLSTSKEVKNPYYGSRMLKCGKVQKTIQ; encoded by the coding sequence ATGAAAAATTTACAAATGAGTATTGCAGCAATGCTATTGTTAGCAGTTTCTTTTACCAATGCACAGGAAAAAGAAAAAATGAACCACGATCACGGAGATATGAAAATGGACCATAGCAAAATGATGAATAAAAATAGTGACGCAAAAGCAGAAGCTATATTAAGTGATTACTTTAATTTGAAAGATGCTTTGGTAGCTGATGACACCAAAAAAGCGGCACAATCAGGCACTAAACTGGTAGTCTCTCTTAGAGCATTTGATATGGATAGTTATACAAAAGAACAACAAAAAGAGCTTGCTGATATCATAGAAGATGCTGCCGAGCACGCAGAACATATTTCTGAAAGTGCCATAGACCACCAACGCGAGCACTTTAAAACGTTAAGTAAGGATATTACTGATATGGTAGCTATTACAGGTACAAAAAGCACGTTATACGAGCAATTTTGCCCAATGTATGATAAAGGTAGTGCTTGGTTAAGTACAAGTAAAGAAGTGAAAAATCCATATTACGGCAGTAGAATGCTTAAATGCGGAAAAGTTCAAAAGACTATTCAATAG
- a CDS encoding multicopper oxidase domain-containing protein gives MKTIKIITLLLFTTSIFAQVGTNGNDRKEDGRPVKEYNLTIEENEMTLGGVTANAMTINGGIPGPVLEFNEGDLAIINVTNKMDEETSVHWHGLILPNFYDGVPYLTTPPIEPGTTFQYRIPINQSGTYWYHSHTMLQEQKGVYGSIIIHPKEKTLEYDKDLVVVLSDWTNEKPMNVLRNLKRGNEWYQVKKGTAVPLSRVISEGAFGAQLKFWRDRMEGADIADIYYPAFLSNGKKLAEYPEFTAGEKVRLRFINASASTYYWMDFGGGNPMLVSSDGVDVQPVSKSRFLFGIAETYDVIVTIPEGTIEITATAQDGSGHTSIQLGNGTLYPAKRIDRPDKVAMMKQMAKMDMKMGAPAMVGNKKKNTPEVLMQKYGMKMNMKDGEMKMGMNDKMSMKDGKMNDQMDMKMDDTMGMKKDSMSMSHNGASNKMEGHMHNMPMMQKDSTSFDYEERKTYFNYDFLEAKEKTEFKADLPVNEVLLNLTGNMNRYVWSMNGVPLSETDKINIKGGEVTRITLNNLTMMHHPMHLHGHYFRVINEKGERSPLKHTVNVPPMQKVIIEFYNEEYGDWFFHCHVLYHMMGGMARVFSYDTPRDDRMKDYPVQKLIDETDHYYSWGLARAGSNFNELFLTSSNIRNEFGLRAEFDYDQNLEAEISYNRYLNDWVRVYAGVNTETSTPDSYDTFNTVGLVGVKYFTPYRFNVDVSMDHQLRPRIRLDRELLIFPRIFLEGEYEYRADFGWVNDLENNKSFESETQWLVGVAYILSRNFSIQANYNNRYGLGGGLLARF, from the coding sequence ATGAAAACAATAAAAATTATTACGCTATTACTTTTTACAACTTCAATTTTTGCCCAAGTAGGCACAAACGGAAATGATAGAAAGGAAGATGGGCGACCTGTTAAGGAGTATAACCTTACCATTGAAGAAAACGAAATGACACTTGGAGGTGTTACTGCCAATGCAATGACCATCAATGGAGGTATCCCTGGGCCTGTTTTGGAATTTAATGAAGGAGACCTTGCTATAATCAACGTAACCAATAAAATGGATGAAGAAACTTCAGTGCATTGGCACGGATTGATACTTCCCAATTTTTACGACGGGGTTCCATATTTAACTACCCCACCGATTGAGCCAGGAACAACCTTCCAATACAGGATTCCAATCAACCAATCGGGAACATATTGGTACCATTCCCACACAATGCTACAAGAACAAAAAGGTGTTTATGGGTCTATTATCATTCATCCAAAAGAGAAAACCTTGGAATATGATAAAGATTTAGTCGTGGTATTATCAGATTGGACCAATGAAAAACCAATGAATGTATTACGAAACCTTAAAAGAGGTAACGAGTGGTATCAAGTTAAAAAAGGCACAGCAGTGCCATTAAGTAGAGTCATTTCAGAAGGTGCCTTTGGTGCTCAACTTAAATTTTGGAGAGACCGTATGGAAGGAGCTGATATTGCAGACATTTATTATCCCGCATTTTTGTCCAACGGTAAAAAACTGGCAGAGTATCCAGAATTTACGGCTGGCGAAAAAGTAAGGCTTCGCTTTATCAACGCATCGGCTTCTACCTATTATTGGATGGACTTTGGCGGAGGTAACCCAATGTTGGTTTCCAGTGATGGTGTTGATGTGCAACCCGTTTCCAAAAGCAGATTTCTCTTTGGCATAGCCGAAACGTATGATGTAATTGTAACTATTCCAGAAGGAACTATTGAAATTACCGCAACCGCTCAAGATGGTTCAGGTCATACCTCTATACAGTTAGGTAATGGCACTCTTTACCCAGCCAAAAGAATTGATAGACCTGATAAGGTAGCGATGATGAAGCAAATGGCAAAAATGGATATGAAAATGGGAGCACCTGCAATGGTGGGAAACAAGAAGAAGAATACACCCGAAGTTTTAATGCAGAAGTACGGAATGAAGATGAATATGAAGGACGGCGAGATGAAAATGGGGATGAACGATAAGATGTCGATGAAAGATGGCAAAATGAATGACCAAATGGATATGAAGATGGATGATACAATGGGAATGAAAAAAGACTCGATGTCAATGAGCCATAATGGAGCATCAAATAAAATGGAAGGTCATATGCACAATATGCCAATGATGCAGAAGGATTCTACTTCTTTTGATTATGAGGAGCGAAAGACATACTTCAACTATGATTTTTTAGAGGCAAAAGAAAAAACTGAATTTAAAGCAGATTTACCAGTAAATGAAGTGTTGCTTAACCTAACTGGTAATATGAATCGCTATGTATGGAGTATGAATGGGGTGCCATTATCAGAAACCGATAAGATAAATATAAAAGGAGGCGAGGTAACCAGAATTACATTAAATAACCTGACTATGATGCACCATCCAATGCACTTGCACGGTCATTACTTCAGGGTCATCAATGAAAAAGGAGAACGCTCACCATTAAAGCATACAGTGAACGTACCACCAATGCAGAAAGTTATTATTGAATTTTATAACGAAGAGTATGGCGATTGGTTCTTTCATTGTCACGTATTGTACCATATGATGGGTGGTATGGCAAGAGTGTTTAGTTACGATACCCCAAGGGATGATAGAATGAAAGATTATCCAGTACAGAAACTTATCGATGAGACAGACCATTATTATTCGTGGGGATTGGCTCGTGCAGGTTCAAATTTTAATGAACTCTTTTTAACGTCGAGCAATATCCGAAATGAATTTGGTTTGAGAGCAGAGTTCGATTACGACCAAAATCTTGAAGCCGAAATAAGTTATAATAGGTATCTGAACGATTGGGTACGTGTTTATGCAGGAGTTAATACCGAAACGTCAACACCAGATTCTTACGATACATTTAATACCGTAGGATTGGTTGGTGTAAAATATTTTACGCCTTATAGATTTAATGTAGATGTGAGTATGGACCATCAGCTACGCCCAAGAATACGTTTGGACAGAGAATTATTGATTTTTCCAAGAATTTTTCTGGAAGGCGAATACGAATACAGAGCAGATTTTGGATGGGTCAATGATTTAGAGAATAATAAATCATTTGAAAGCGAAACACAATGGTTGGTAGGGGTTGCATACATTCTTTCGCGCAATTTTTCAATCCAAGCTAACTACAATAACCGATATGGATTGGGTGGTGGACTATTAGCAAGATTTTAA
- a CDS encoding DUF302 domain-containing protein, whose amino-acid sequence MNYYFNKTINGTFEEVIEKVTQGLKDEGFGILTEIDVTETLKKKLDIDFKKYWILGACNPPYAHKALQAEDKIGTMLPCNVIVQEIEAGIIEVAAVNPMASMQAVKNKKLNEVASEITAMLENVIEKL is encoded by the coding sequence ATGAACTATTATTTTAATAAAACAATCAATGGAACCTTCGAAGAGGTCATCGAGAAAGTGACACAAGGATTAAAGGACGAAGGTTTTGGAATCCTTACAGAAATTGATGTAACAGAAACACTAAAGAAAAAACTGGATATAGACTTTAAAAAGTATTGGATACTCGGAGCTTGTAATCCGCCCTATGCACATAAAGCTTTGCAAGCAGAAGATAAAATTGGAACGATGTTGCCCTGCAATGTCATAGTACAGGAAATCGAAGCAGGTATCATTGAAGTTGCGGCCGTAAACCCAATGGCATCAATGCAAGCTGTAAAAAATAAAAAATTGAATGAGGTAGCCAGCGAAATAACTGCAATGTTGGAAAACGTCATTGAAAAGTTATAA